The following proteins are encoded in a genomic region of Oryza brachyantha chromosome 11, ObraRS2, whole genome shotgun sequence:
- the LOC102705571 gene encoding uncharacterized protein LOC102705571, whose amino-acid sequence MAPSSSPMEANAARDQDKSGKKMSRVRSWGTMGFYSSSSSSCRSRSLQPVGGEGKNGGGGKKTKKKRSITCAGSICSTKESSVSSRGRPSRRRSSSSRARGDGGSTSSRSLMAPDHGDSAAGGAVVSASSSFNSVMTAATSVTATTATTTSSSSTTTSPPSALSSPLSSLGGSFRAMQIRKLSGCYLQCHSVLDPRSLAAAFPCSDCDEVFVKPDSLELHRATRHAVSELGADDTSRNIVEIIFQSSWLKKNGPVCKIERILKVQSSDKTIKKFEQYKELVKEKASCASDEAKKNPRCVADGNELLRFHCTTFTCSLGLAGGTALCCGSTSPAQCKLCAIIKDGFRVDGNGRIATMATSGRAHDTAEVSSDGEKRAMLVCRVVAGRVKKIGSSSSSSEEFDCDSVSSCSEGVYSDLDELFVSSPRAILPCFVVIYSGY is encoded by the exons ATggctccttcttcttctccaatGGAAGCTAATGCAGCCAGAGATCAAGACAAGAGTGGCAAGAAGATGAGCAGAGTTAGGAGCTGGGGGACCATGGGGTTCTactcgtcgtcttcctcctcctgcagGAGCAGAAGCCTGCAACCAGTGGGAGGAGAAGGCAAgaatggcggcggtggcaagaagacgaagaagaagaggagcatCACCTGCGCGGGATCCATCTGCAGCACCAAGGAGAGCTCGGTGTCGAGCAGGGGAAGGCcaagccggcgccggagcagcagcagccgcgcgcgcggcgacggcggcagcacGTCGAGCAGGTCGCTGATGGCGCCCGACCACGGCGACTCcgccgcgggcggcgccgtcgtctccgcgtcgtcgtcgttcaACTCCGTgatgacggcggcgacgtcggtgacggcgaccaccgccaccaccaccagcagctcgtcgacgacgacctcgccgccgtcggctctgtcgtcgccgctgtcctCGCTCGGCGGCTCCTTCAGGGCGATGCAGATCAGGAAGCTCTCCGGCTGCTACCTCCAGTGCCACTCGGTGCTCGACCCCcgcagcctcgccgccgccttcccctgCTCAGACTGCGACGAGGTCTTCGTCAAGCCCGACTCCCTCGAGCTCCACCGAGCCACCAGGCACGCAG TTTCAGAGCTTGGGGCGGATGACACGAGCAGGAACATCGTGGAGATCATCTTCCAGTCGAGCTGGCTCAAGAAGAACGGGCCGGTGTGCAAGATCGAGAGGATACTCAAGGTGCAGAGCTCCGACAAGACCATCAAGAAGTTCGAGCAGTACAAGGAGCTCGTCAAGGAGAAGGCGAGCTGTGCCAGCGACGAGGCCAAGAAGAACCCCAGGTGCGTCGCCGACGGCAACGAGCTCCTCAGGTTCCACTGCACCACCTTCACCTGCTccctcggcctcgccggcggcaccGCCCTCTGCTGCGGCTCCACGTCGCCGGCGCAGTGCAAACTCTGCGCCATTATCAAGGATGGGTTCAG ggTGGATGGGAATGGAAGGATCGCGACAATGGCGACGAGCGGCCGGGCGCACGACACGGCGGAGGTGTCCTCGGACGGCGAGAAGAGGGCAATGTTGGTGTGCAGGGTGGTCGCCGGCAGGGTGAAGAAGatcggcagcagcagcagttctTCAGAGGAGTTTGATTGTGACTCTGTCAGTAGCTGCTCAGAAGGGGTTTACTCAGATTTGGATGAACTGTTTGTGTCCAGTCCCAGAGCTATTCTGCCTTGCTTTGTAGTCATATACAGTGGCTAttaa
- the LOC102717843 gene encoding angiomotin has product MVNCHLPVRVTPPGLWINYKRAPREVDETQRGPSIRDRANLTSPSPPPPPPAMPPSPAAAGAASPSNSSAASASEPTPSWWESVSQARSRILALSSILPPPADSDVAALADSDRPARALLRSSAAYAALSAALRSGGGADDPACHWLYDTLLSPDPDLRLAALAFLPLLSSLYLLRLPPALPSSLSGFEAVLLAVYSSEAKNRQGKPVLVQVPDLSVPSLYHTPLSSPSSKSPRRPQPPPIPPPAGNVVVGVLSPPLEPQAAVKSTKRAGIIGVAFEAYYAKISQMPPASKVDACNAVAAWAGQYCKCRFELDEKELEEEEADSLGSVSPLSSEAENGKALEEEMAKMRVNGDSNGRNCGEREGRVPLPWELLQPVMRVLGHCLLAPLNPTEVRDAAAEAVRVVYARSCHELVPQAILASRSLIELDKSARKAAKEAAAAASGAIVPVGTAGSTASSSRPSSKPNTPGKQRKPDVLLVSK; this is encoded by the coding sequence atggTCAACTGCCACCTACCAGTGAGAGTAACACCCCCAGGCTTGTGGATTAATTACAAAAGAGCCCCTCGAGAAGTAGACGAGACGCAGAGAGGTCCATCGATTCGAGATCGCGCAAATCTCACCTcgccttctccgccgccgccgccgccggccatgccaccgtccccggccgccgcgggggcAGCCTCCCCGTCGAACTCCTCGGCAGCGTCCGCGTCCGAGCCCACCCCGTCTTGGTGGGAGTCGGTGTCGCAGGCGCGGTCCCGCATCCTGGCGCTCTCCTCcatcctcccgccgccggccgattCCGACGTCGCGGCGCTCGCGGACTCCGACCGCCCCGCCCGCGCTCTGCTGCGGTCCTCCGCCGCCTACGCCGCGCTGTCCGCGGCACTCCGGTCGGGGGGTGGGGCGGACGACCCCGCCTGCCACTGGCTCTACGACACGCTGCTCTCCCCGGACCccgacctccgcctcgccgcgctcgccttCCTCCCGCTCCTCTCGTCGCTCTACCTCCTCCGCCTGCCGCCCGCGCTCCCCTCCTCGCTCTCCGGCTTCGAggccgtcctcctcgccgtctaCTCCTCCGAGGCCAAGAATCGCCAGGGCAAGCCCGTCCTTGTCCAGGTACCCGACCTCTCCGTCCCCTCCCTTTACCACACGCCGCTTTCCAGCCCCAGCTCGAAGTCCCCTCGccggccgcagccgccgccgattCCCCCTCCCGCGGGGAATGTCGTGGTGGGTGtgctgtcgccgccgcttgAGCCACAGGCGGCGGTGAAGTCGACCAAGCGCGCGGGGATTATTGGAGTTGCCTTCGAGGCGTATTATGCCAAGATTTCGCAGATGCCGCCTGCTTCCAAGGTGGATGCTTGCAATGCCGTGGCGGCGTGGGCGGGGCAGTACTGCAAATGCCGTTTTGAGCTTGATGAAAAGGagttggaggaggaggaggcagattCATTGGGGTCTGTTTCGCCATTGTCATCAGAGGCTGAGAACGGGAAGGCCTTGGAGGAGGAAATGGCAAAGATGCGTGTCAATGGAGACAGCAATGGTCGGAATTGTggcgagagagaggggagggtgCCACTCCCGTGGGAGCTTCTGCAGCCGGTGATGAGAGTTCTTGGTCACTGCTTGCTAGCTCCACTGAATCCTACAGAGGTGCGGGACGCTGCAGCAGAAGCCGTGCGGGTTGTCTATGCCCGCTCATGTCATGAGCTTGTGCCACAGGCTATCTTGGCATCCCGTAGCTTGATTGAGCTCGACAAAAGTGCACGCAAGGCTGCCAAGGAAGCTGCCGCAGCAGCTTCTGGGGCAATTGTGCCGGTAGGCACGGCTGGGAGCACTGCGTCGAGCTCTAGGCCAAGCTCCAAGCCAAACACACCAGGCAAGCAGCGGAAGCCTGATGTACTGCTGGTGTCAAAGTGA
- the LOC102718121 gene encoding aldehyde oxidase GLOX-like, whose product MPKAAAFLSLLLITTCIAHGAGDAVAADPWQEPDVVQQPAAIVLTGEWQLLHQNTGVSAMHMQLLPGDFLLMFDRTDSGPSNISLNALSPCAASTAAGGGGGVGAVDCTAHSVLLDLRSNTLRPYPLATNPWCSSAALLPNGTLLQTGGFSNGDRIARLFSPSTGWVDLPSFLAVRRWYATDILLADGRVLILGGRRQFNFEFFPRDDVPQLTLFPFLDETTDMDAEDNLYPFLHLLPDGTVFAFANDRAVVFDPYNRAPLRRLPAIPGGVPRNYPSSGSSVLLPLRPESPSHAEVLVCGGAPRGAYRLALRNGTFVPADRTCGRIAPTDANPVWAMEEMPLPRVMGDMVLLPTGDVLIVNGAAAGTAGWELGREPVTYPVLYKPDMQLGARFEVLAASTIPRMYHSSATLDTYGRVLVGGSNPHVGYVFANVTYPTELSLEAFLPPYLDARLDGVRPQLVAAPAEVVYGEATAVRFEVPGGAVSGGPEEVRVAAVAPAFATHSFGMNQRVVPLAMGTVAQLDAGIYEAQVAAPPSPAVAPPGYYLWFVLHAGVPSTAAWVRMRPLGAAT is encoded by the coding sequence ATGCCAAAGGCAGCAGctttcctctccctcctcctgaTCACCACCTGCATTGCCCATGGCGCCGGTGACGCCGTTGCGGCTGACCCATGGCAGGAGCCCGACGTGGTTCAGCAGCCTGCAGCCATCGTCCTCACCGGCGAGTGGCAGCTCCTGCACCAGAACACCGGCGTCTCAGCGATGCACATGCAGCTGCTCCCCGGCGACTTCCTCCTCATGTTCGACCGCACGGACTCCGGTCCTTCCAACATCTCCCTTAACGCGctctcgccgtgcgccgcgtccaccgccgccggagggGGTGGCGGTGTCGGTGCCGTCGACTGCACAGCGCACTCGGTGCTGCTCGACCTCCGGTCGAACACGCTGCGGCCGTACCCGCTCGCCACCAACCCGTggtgctcgtcggcggcgctgCTACCAAATGGTACGCTGCTGCAGACCGGTGGCTTCTCCAACGGCGACCGCATCGCgcgcctcttttccccgtcgaCGGGATGGGTCGACCTCCCGTCGTTCTTGGCCGTCCGGCGGTGGTACGCCACGGacatcctcctcgccgacggccGGGTGCTCATcctcggcggccggcggcagtTCAACTTCGAGTTCTTCCCCCGCGACGACGTGCCACAGCTGACCTTGTTCCCGTTCTTGGATGAGACTACGGACATGGACGCCGAGGACAACCTCTACCCgttcctccacctcctccccgaCGGCACCGTCTTCGCCTTCGCCAACGACCGCGCCGTCGTGTTCGACCCCTACAACCGTGCCCCGCTCCGGCGCCTCCCCGCCATCCCCGGTGGCGTGCCGAGGAACTACCCCTCCTCTGGCTCCTCCGTCCTCCTCCCACTCCGGCCCGAGTCTCCGTCGCACGCCGAGGTGCTTgtctgcggcggcgcgccccGCGGCGCGTACCGCCTCGCCCTCCGTAACGGCACGTTCGTCCCGGCCGACCGGACATGCGGGCGGATCGCGCCGACCGACGCGAACCCGGTGTGGGCGATGGAGGAGATGCCTCTGCCGCGCGTCATGGGCGACATGGTTCTGCTCCCCACCGGCGACGTGCTCATCGtgaacggcgcggcggccggcacggCGGGGTGGGAGCTCGGGCGCGAGCCGGTGACCTACCCGGTGCTGTACAAGCCAGACATGCAGCTCGGCGCGCGGTTCGAGGTGCTCGCCGCGTCAACCATACCAAGAATGTACCACTCGTCGGCGACGCTGGACACGTACGGCCGCGTGCTCGTCGGCGGCAGCAACCCGCACGTCGGCTACGTGTTCGCGAACGTGACATACCCAACAGAACTCAGCCTGGAAGCCTTCCTGCCGCCGTACCTCGACGCGCGGCTCGACGGCGTGCGGCCGCagctggtggcggcgccggcggaggtcGTGTACGGGGAGGCGACGGCCGTGAGGTTCGAGGTGCCCGGCGGCGCGGTCTCCGGTGGCCCCGAGGAGGTGCGGGTGGCGGCCGTGGCGCCGGCGTTCGCGACGCACTCCTTCGGGATGAATCAGAGGGTGGTGCCCCTGGCCATGGGCACCGTGGCGCAGCTGGACGCGGGGATCTACGAGGCGCAGGTGGccgcgccgccttcgccggcggtggcgccgccggggTACTACCTGTGGTTCGTGCTCCACGCCGGCGTGCCCAGCACCGCCGCTTGGGTGCGCATGCGGCCGCTCGGTGCAGCGACGTGA